In Bacillus sp. NP247, one DNA window encodes the following:
- a CDS encoding glycosyltransferase family 4 protein, protein MDSQVIYAILASFITVLVVTPLVIKLAFKIGATDKPNARKVHQKIMPRLGGLAIFIGVAVGFVVGGLYEQRMLSITLGAIIIVIIGILDDMYELSARVKFGGQLLVAIMIVKSGLLVQVLYIPILGDTELGWLAYPITVFWIVGITNAINLIDGLDGLSAGISSIVLATLAYMAFTSPWGTGAAIILPLALITLASTIGFLFYNFHPAKIFMGDTGALFLGYCISVISLLGLYKSVTLFSFIVPVIILGVPVFDTTFAIIRRIVNKKPISAPDKSHLHHRLLAMGFSHRKTVLIIYALGIFFSVNAIIFSSATLWLSIILLFVLIFFTEIIAEVIGLVHERYKPIISFYKKVKKRED, encoded by the coding sequence ATGGACTCACAAGTGATTTATGCCATTTTGGCATCTTTCATCACTGTACTCGTCGTTACTCCTTTAGTTATTAAATTAGCTTTCAAAATAGGAGCAACAGATAAGCCAAACGCGCGTAAAGTACACCAAAAAATTATGCCTCGTCTTGGCGGGTTAGCAATTTTCATTGGTGTAGCTGTAGGATTTGTTGTCGGTGGATTATACGAACAAAGAATGCTATCGATAACTTTAGGTGCTATCATCATTGTTATCATCGGGATTTTAGATGATATGTACGAACTATCTGCGAGGGTAAAATTCGGTGGACAACTATTAGTTGCCATCATGATTGTCAAAAGTGGATTATTAGTGCAAGTATTATATATTCCAATCCTTGGAGATACTGAACTCGGGTGGCTTGCTTATCCAATTACAGTATTTTGGATTGTCGGTATTACAAATGCCATCAACTTAATTGATGGATTAGATGGATTATCCGCAGGGATTTCATCTATCGTACTTGCAACGCTAGCATATATGGCCTTCACTAGCCCATGGGGTACTGGAGCAGCTATTATATTACCTCTAGCACTGATTACATTAGCAAGTACAATTGGATTTTTATTCTACAACTTCCATCCAGCAAAAATTTTCATGGGAGATACAGGAGCATTATTTTTAGGATACTGTATTTCTGTTATATCGTTACTTGGATTATACAAAAGCGTAACGCTATTCAGTTTTATCGTTCCAGTTATCATTTTAGGTGTACCTGTATTTGATACGACATTTGCAATCATCCGCCGTATCGTCAATAAAAAACCTATTTCAGCACCAGATAAATCGCATTTACATCACCGCTTACTTGCAATGGGATTCTCTCATCGTAAAACGGTACTAATTATTTACGCATTGGGTATTTTCTTTAGTGTAAATGCAATTATTTTCAGTAGTGCAACATTATGGTTATCCATTATTCTTCTTTTCGTTTTAATCTTCTTTACAGAAATCATTGCTGAAGTAATCGGACTTGTACACGAACGTTACAAACCAATTATTTCCTTCTATAAAAAAGTGAAAAAACGCGAAGACTAA
- a CDS encoding polysaccharide deacetylase family protein, whose protein sequence is MIKRLLQCIILFLTITMYASSNTKATTDIQAEDYQSTQTTSPTKKIAYLTFDDGPNKYTPQILNILKEKNGKATFFVIGGKVPQYKKTMERLIKDGHYIGLHSMSHDVKRLYTGDPSVLIAEMEQTQNIVQQVTHLNTHLVRVPYGSMPYLKKNYRDALVSAQYKMWDWTIDTYDWKSYDNPSAILERVRNQSDEQVEVILMHDSSVTVQILPKVIDYLHSQGYKLLPYNPSSHLAVNFWKDTRL, encoded by the coding sequence ATGATCAAGCGATTACTTCAATGTATAATTTTATTTTTAACTATTACTATGTACGCATCATCGAATACAAAAGCAACTACAGACATTCAAGCAGAAGATTACCAAAGCACTCAAACTACCTCTCCTACAAAAAAAATTGCGTACTTAACATTTGATGACGGACCAAATAAATACACACCACAAATTTTAAATATTTTAAAAGAGAAGAACGGAAAAGCAACTTTCTTCGTTATTGGCGGAAAGGTGCCACAATATAAAAAAACGATGGAGCGATTGATTAAAGATGGACATTATATCGGTCTCCATAGTATGTCACATGATGTAAAACGTCTTTATACTGGCGATCCATCTGTTTTAATTGCAGAAATGGAACAAACCCAAAATATTGTCCAGCAAGTTACACATTTAAATACACATCTCGTTCGTGTCCCATACGGTAGCATGCCTTACTTAAAAAAGAATTACCGTGATGCACTCGTATCTGCCCAGTATAAAATGTGGGATTGGACAATTGATACATATGACTGGAAAAGCTATGATAATCCTTCCGCAATACTAGAAAGAGTACGAAATCAAAGCGATGAACAAGTAGAGGTTATTTTAATGCATGATTCTAGTGTCACAGTGCAAATACTCCCAAAAGTAATTGATTATTTACACTCACAAGGATATAAACTACTTCCCTACAATCCATCTTCCCATCTCGCAGTGAATTTTTGGAAAGACACAAGATTGTAA
- a CDS encoding UDP-glucose/GDP-mannose dehydrogenase family protein, with protein sequence MYSYIFLCTFLCERKMKITIIGTGYVGLITGVGLARLGHSVTCFDINSGKIERIKQGELPIYECGLNELINEAYENNHLTFTASKSTAFNDVEFIFIAVGTPSLLDGTADLTYIRSACDDIGTYVNNDIIVVTKSTVPVGTNDVMRKWIEEKLQGRHELYIVSNPEFLREGSGIYDFFQGDRIVIGACSEEVAKKVENLYSKLSLETYITDIRSAEMIKYASNAFLATKISFINEISNICEQVGADIVDVATGMGMDKRIGASFLNAGIGYGGSCFPKDTKALVQIAGNVSHDFRLLKAVIEVNNKQQLLLVEKAKKIIDMKKKRIAVLGAAFKPNTDDIREAPSLIIIEELINVGADVVLYDPQAIQNVRGLFGNTIRYAECIDESIREAHAVFIVTEWESIRNYPLEKYAQLMREPILFDGRNCYTNEDAEKHGLNYYSVGRKDVCNSNVSQVR encoded by the coding sequence ATGTATTCGTATATTTTCTTATGTACATTCCTGTGCGAAAGGAAAATGAAAATTACGATAATAGGTACCGGATATGTTGGATTGATTACAGGAGTAGGATTGGCGAGATTGGGACATTCAGTTACATGTTTCGATATAAATAGTGGCAAAATTGAACGGATTAAACAAGGCGAGTTACCTATTTATGAATGTGGATTAAATGAATTAATAAATGAAGCATACGAAAATAATCATTTAACTTTTACAGCAAGTAAATCAACGGCATTTAATGATGTAGAGTTTATATTTATTGCAGTTGGAACGCCATCTTTATTAGATGGAACAGCAGATTTAACGTATATTCGTAGCGCTTGTGATGATATTGGAACATATGTGAATAACGATATTATTGTTGTTACGAAAAGTACGGTTCCTGTAGGGACAAATGATGTAATGAGAAAATGGATTGAGGAAAAACTACAAGGTAGACATGAATTATATATTGTATCGAATCCAGAATTTTTAAGGGAAGGTTCTGGTATTTATGATTTTTTTCAGGGTGATCGTATCGTAATTGGAGCATGTAGTGAAGAAGTGGCAAAGAAAGTAGAGAACTTGTACAGCAAATTAAGCTTAGAAACGTATATTACAGATATTCGAAGTGCTGAGATGATTAAATATGCATCTAATGCTTTTTTAGCCACGAAGATTAGTTTTATTAATGAAATTTCTAATATATGTGAGCAAGTGGGTGCAGATATAGTAGATGTAGCTACAGGGATGGGGATGGATAAGAGAATTGGTGCATCTTTTTTAAATGCAGGCATCGGATATGGAGGATCTTGTTTTCCAAAAGATACGAAAGCACTTGTGCAAATTGCAGGGAATGTTTCTCATGATTTTCGCTTGTTGAAAGCAGTCATTGAAGTGAATAATAAACAACAGTTGTTGTTAGTTGAAAAAGCGAAGAAAATTATAGATATGAAGAAGAAGCGAATTGCGGTTCTTGGTGCAGCATTCAAACCGAATACTGACGATATTAGGGAAGCGCCATCGCTTATTATAATAGAAGAATTAATTAATGTAGGTGCGGATGTGGTTTTATATGACCCGCAAGCTATTCAAAATGTAAGAGGTTTATTTGGAAATACGATACGATATGCTGAGTGTATAGATGAATCGATTAGAGAGGCGCATGCAGTTTTTATCGTAACAGAATGGGAATCAATTCGAAATTATCCGCTAGAAAAGTATGCACAGCTTATGAGGGAACCTATTCTATTTGATGGGAGAAATTGTTATACTAATGAGGATGCCGAGAAGCATGGATTAAATTATTACTCAGTTGGGCGAAAAGACGTCTGTAATAGTAATGTTTCTCAGGTGCGTTAA
- the exsM gene encoding exosporium regulatory protein ExsM yields MTTHFFARLTGKREVPPVNTEAYGVTELIFSEDLKKLQYRVILKNIKKITSCQIHLGKANQIGPVVLSLFGPLEQGISVNEGVVTGVAKVEDFEGPLQGRAFDSLFQEIMQANVYVNVNTKSNKKGEIRGRIREVKK; encoded by the coding sequence ATGACAACACATTTCTTTGCTAGGTTAACAGGGAAGAGGGAAGTACCTCCTGTAAATACAGAAGCTTACGGTGTAACAGAGCTCATTTTTAGTGAAGATTTAAAGAAGTTGCAATATCGGGTCATATTAAAAAACATAAAAAAAATCACGTCATGCCAAATTCATTTAGGAAAAGCGAATCAAATTGGTCCAGTTGTTTTAAGTTTGTTTGGTCCGTTAGAGCAAGGAATTAGTGTGAATGAAGGAGTCGTTACTGGTGTAGCTAAAGTGGAGGATTTTGAAGGGCCTTTACAGGGGAGAGCATTTGACAGCTTGTTTCAAGAGATAATGCAAGCAAATGTATATGTAAATGTTAATACGAAATCTAATAAAAAGGGAGAAATAAGAGGGAGAATAAGGGAAGTAAAGAAGTAA
- a CDS encoding PRD domain-containing protein: MKRIDLIFNAIQKGNYTEGVTASELAALLQLDRANVSSDLNKLVKDNRLLKTSTRPVRFYIETNTSLETHSTRGTSLDTFAIENTSLKIAIEKAKASILYPPNGMHTLLLGETGVGKSMFASLMHEYAIEVEQLPKDAPFIVFNCADYANNPQLLLGQLFGIKKGAYTGASDQKGLIEKAHEGILFLDEVHRLPPEGQEMLFTFIDRGVYRRLGETENERKARVLIITATTEEPNSFLLKTFTRRIPMTVTLPPLRERTHKERFALLQLFFTNEAIRLRKEIHVSPNTMRAFVFYNCPNNIGQLKTDVQIACAKAYSDFVTKKRDSVCVSSTDLPWYMKEGLFIERKSRHLYQISNETFVFTGDEGWSKHKTEDEKRSSIYDYIDYKYEELQARGIEEEELELLIENDIQSFFVQYFNQMSKKTNHENVFKIVDRNIVSVCEKIAELAEKHLSKTFDEKVFLALSLHVQTTLQRLQGGKQIHHPQLNQIRTKYKEAFSVAMQCIQLLEEELQITMPMDEAGFLTMFFVVDPIPASQTEVKVLILAHGNGIATEMANVANELLGIDEVTGIDMPLHESPKDFLERVKVYMKTLQNVNGLLLLVDMGSLAYIGDILETEFKIPVRVLSMTSTPHALEAARKAQLGYSLDALYETVKNLTPFYLNVQEEKKKPLSPMKSVILTACLTGEGSALAIQKMLENYLRFDKDLIEIIPISIVHEKDLTKMIENIKKERNIICIVTNFDVQVPCLTYHFQEVVNYTAIQPIQELITYEETYAKMADILEQQMQRNDGALLIKTIRYALNTIQELISLQLTSDSLMGVILHMSCMVDRLQKGESLLPHPDKEKRRQDEYWMYMKVKKALQPIENTFEIQIPDDEVFYVMDFFIKNQPVKN; the protein is encoded by the coding sequence ATGAAACGAATAGATCTCATTTTTAACGCAATACAAAAAGGGAATTATACAGAAGGTGTAACAGCATCAGAACTCGCTGCACTTCTACAGTTAGACCGTGCAAATGTTAGTAGCGATTTAAACAAGCTTGTGAAAGATAATCGTTTATTAAAAACGAGTACACGCCCTGTCCGTTTTTATATAGAAACGAACACTTCATTGGAAACGCATTCAACAAGGGGTACTTCATTAGATACATTTGCTATTGAAAATACAAGCCTAAAAATTGCAATTGAAAAAGCAAAAGCTTCTATTCTCTATCCTCCAAACGGTATGCATACTTTACTACTTGGAGAAACAGGTGTCGGAAAATCGATGTTCGCTTCTTTAATGCACGAATACGCAATTGAAGTGGAACAACTTCCAAAAGATGCACCTTTTATCGTCTTTAACTGTGCTGATTATGCAAACAATCCACAACTACTACTTGGACAGTTATTTGGGATAAAAAAAGGAGCTTATACAGGTGCCAGTGATCAAAAAGGGTTAATTGAAAAAGCACATGAAGGAATCCTTTTCTTAGATGAAGTACATCGCCTTCCTCCAGAAGGACAAGAGATGCTCTTCACATTTATTGATCGCGGAGTATACCGCCGCCTTGGAGAAACGGAAAATGAACGTAAGGCACGAGTGTTGATTATTACTGCAACAACCGAAGAACCAAATTCATTTTTATTAAAAACATTTACAAGACGTATTCCGATGACCGTTACGCTTCCACCACTTCGTGAGCGAACACATAAAGAACGGTTTGCTTTACTACAGCTATTTTTCACAAATGAAGCAATTCGTCTAAGGAAAGAGATTCATGTTAGTCCAAATACAATGCGCGCTTTCGTCTTTTACAATTGTCCAAATAACATCGGTCAATTGAAAACGGACGTACAAATTGCCTGTGCGAAAGCTTATTCTGATTTCGTAACAAAAAAACGTGATTCTGTCTGTGTTTCAAGTACAGATTTACCTTGGTATATGAAAGAAGGATTGTTTATCGAAAGAAAGAGCCGTCACCTATACCAAATATCAAATGAAACATTTGTATTTACAGGTGATGAAGGCTGGAGCAAGCATAAAACAGAAGATGAAAAACGTTCTTCTATTTACGACTATATTGATTATAAATATGAAGAGCTTCAAGCACGCGGTATTGAAGAGGAAGAATTAGAATTATTAATAGAAAATGATATTCAAAGCTTTTTTGTCCAATATTTTAACCAAATGTCTAAAAAGACAAACCATGAAAATGTTTTTAAAATTGTTGATCGTAATATCGTTTCCGTATGTGAAAAAATTGCGGAACTCGCTGAAAAACATTTATCTAAGACGTTTGATGAAAAAGTCTTTCTCGCATTAAGTTTACATGTACAGACAACTCTACAACGTTTACAGGGCGGGAAGCAAATTCATCACCCACAATTGAATCAAATTCGTACGAAATATAAAGAAGCTTTTTCCGTAGCTATGCAATGCATTCAACTACTGGAAGAAGAATTACAAATAACAATGCCCATGGATGAAGCAGGCTTTTTAACAATGTTCTTCGTTGTTGATCCAATTCCTGCCTCACAAACAGAAGTAAAAGTATTAATATTAGCACACGGTAATGGCATCGCAACAGAAATGGCAAACGTTGCAAACGAACTTCTCGGTATTGATGAAGTAACTGGTATCGATATGCCCTTGCATGAATCACCGAAAGATTTCTTAGAGCGTGTTAAGGTGTATATGAAAACACTTCAAAATGTAAACGGGCTTCTCTTACTTGTTGATATGGGATCTCTCGCTTATATTGGTGATATATTAGAAACTGAATTCAAAATTCCTGTACGTGTTCTTTCCATGACGAGTACACCACATGCACTAGAAGCAGCTCGAAAAGCTCAGCTCGGTTACTCATTAGACGCACTATATGAAACAGTGAAAAATTTAACACCGTTTTACTTAAACGTACAAGAAGAAAAGAAAAAGCCACTCTCTCCTATGAAATCTGTTATTTTAACAGCTTGTTTAACCGGCGAAGGAAGTGCTTTAGCTATTCAAAAAATGTTAGAGAACTATTTACGTTTTGACAAAGACTTAATTGAAATTATTCCGATTAGCATCGTTCACGAAAAAGATTTAACGAAAATGATTGAGAACATTAAGAAAGAGCGTAACATCATTTGTATCGTCACGAATTTCGATGTGCAAGTACCTTGCTTAACATATCATTTCCAAGAAGTTGTGAACTACACAGCTATTCAACCAATTCAAGAATTGATTACGTATGAAGAAACATATGCAAAAATGGCTGATATTCTTGAGCAACAAATGCAGCGTAACGACGGGGCATTACTTATTAAAACAATTCGTTATGCATTAAATACAATTCAAGAATTGATTTCTTTACAGCTAACTTCCGACAGTTTAATGGGTGTGATTTTGCATATGAGCTGCATGGTTGACCGTCTTCAAAAAGGCGAAAGTCTCCTCCCTCATCCTGATAAAGAGAAACGAAGACAAGATGAGTACTGGATGTATATGAAAGTGAAAAAAGCACTGCAACCTATCGAAAATACATTTGAAATACAAATACCAGATGACGAAGTGTTTTATGTAATGGACTTCTTCATCAAAAATCAACCTGTAAAAAATTAA